One region of Ictalurus punctatus breed USDA103 chromosome 6, Coco_2.0, whole genome shotgun sequence genomic DNA includes:
- the dcaf6 gene encoding DDB1- and CUL4-associated factor 6 isoform X1 produces MSCCGNLIWDVRKRSIGYSDPNIFRTNYLGRREFVQRLKLEAILKVHDGCVNTISWNDTGEYILSGSDDTNLVITNPYNRKVKATIRSGHRANIFSAKFMPQTNDQQIVSCSGDGIIFYTHTEKSPDTNRQCQMTCHYGTAYEIMTVPNDPYTFLSCGEDGTVRWFDLRMKTSCTKEDCKDDILINCRRAATSIAISPLVPYYLAVGCSDSSVRIYDRRMLGTRATGNYMGRGTTGMCVRFVPAHLSNKSCRVTSLCYSGDGQEVLVSYSSDYIYLFDPKDDQARELKGPSEERREELKQPPVKRLRLRGDWSDTGPRARPESERERDGEQSPNVSLMQRMSDMLSRWFEEASEAQSSRARPQTRPRGVAARLLGAAPASESPSQELLGAEGPMEVESATSDHSSPPASDSAPVSAPVSAPASAPASAPASASALAQPLPKSVSSSSSGSSSTVTVLPPSTSSSMDNTASSSSLLSSPDSEEQKSQAEVTTTRSATPTPSTEPVLSEYGPHRLPVSLVCRRLQRLLLLTDPPGQGQHSASRASDSRAQGPDAQTRPPADSPSSAVNKQLGSMTLDEQPGSTEASISQACAEDGTGTCSSIPAAEAGSEATSSTHAVEDDRGACSSSPAAEGGAGSGSGTGGVGSGTGRVATAAGTPEPVLSLHYSTEGTTTSTIKLDFTDEWSNLASGSRTGGGGQRPAQARENQGPAALNPEQALGESVPEASGSSESGTERASGSSQGSTLLQGTAFSENPAAAEGCKRTEPGAEGTQASTQPSRSNQDSDDSDDDPILIPSARYRGGQGQRFNFRGSAIGDRMIRRSAAARIQELLRRRKERREMEESETKNIRRPAVKMMYKGHRNSRTMIKESCFWGNNFVMSGSDCGHIFIWDRHTGEHLMLLEADNHVVNCLQPHPYDPILASSGIDYDIKIWSPLEQSPSFNRDLAEEVIARNELMLEETRNTITVPASFMLRMLASLNHLRTDRSEGSGQENEDE; encoded by the exons ATGTCCTGCTGTGGCAACTTGATTTGGGATGTGAGGAAACGCTCCATCGGTTACAGCGATCCTAATATTTTCCGAACGAACTATTTAG GCAGAAGAGAATTTGTGCAGCGCCTGAAGCTTGAAGCTATACTTAAAGTGCATGATGGCTGT GTTAACACCATATCCTGGAATGACACGGGAGAATACATCTTATCAGGATCTGATGACACTAATTTGGTCATCACAAACCCCTACAACAGAAAG GTCAAAGCAACAATTCGGTCAGGGCACCGAGCTAACATTTTCAGTGCAAAATTCATGCCCCAGACTAATGACCAGCAGATTGTGTCCTGTTCAGGAGATGGCATcatcttctacacacacacagagaagagtCCAGACACCAATAGGCAGTGTCAGATGACCTGCCACTATGGAACTGCATATGAG ATAATGACAGTTCCAAATGACCCGTACACCTTCCTGTCCTGTGGGGAGGATGGTACAGTTAGGTGGTTTGACCTGCGCATGAAGACAAGCTGCACAAAAGAGGACTGTAAAGAT gatATTTTGATTAATTGCCGGAGAGCTGCTACCTCGATAGCCATTTCTCCCCTTGTGCCATACTACCTTGCTGTTGGATGCTCAGACAGTTCAGTAAGAATCTATGACCGTCGGATGCTTGGTACTAGAGCTACAG GTAACTACATGGGGCGAGGGACAACAGGTATGTGTGTGCGATTCGTCCCTGCCCACTTGTCCAACAAGTCCTGCCGTGTGACATCCCTATGCTACAGTGGCGATGGACAGGAGGTTCTGGTCAGCTACTCCTCTGACTACATCTACCTGTTTGACCCCAAAGACGACCAGGCCCGAGAGCTGAAGGGTCCAtctgaggagaggagagaggag CTAAAGCAACCCCCAGTCAAACGGTTGCGTCTGAGAGGAGACTGGTCAGACACCGGACCTCGTGCTCGACCCGAGAGTGAAAGAGAACGAGATG GAGAGCAGAGCCCCAATGTGTCTCTGATGCAGAGGATGTCAGACATGTTATCACGTTGGTTTGAGGAGGCCAGCGAGGCCCAGAGCAGCAGAGCTCGTCCGCAAACTCGGCCCAGAG GTGTGGCAGCTCGGCTGCTGGGGGCGGCTCCAGCTTCAGAGAGCCCCTCTCAGGAGCTTCTGGGGGCTGAAGGCCCCATGGAGGTGGAGTCTGCTACCTCTGACCATTCCTCCCCACCTGCCTCGGACTCCGCCCCAGTCTCCGCCCCAGTCTCCGCCCCAGCCTCCGCCCCAGCCTCCGCCCCAGCCTCCGCCTCAGCTTTGGCACAGCCCCTCCCCAAATCAgtctcatcctcctcctcaggtTCTTCTTCCACTGTGACAGTCTTGCCTCCCTCCACCTCTTCCTCTATGGACAACACTGCCTCCTCTTCTTCCCTGCTGTCCTCTCCAGACTCAGAAGAGCAGAAGAGCCAGGCTGAGGTGACGACCACCAGGTCAGCCACACCTACCCCTTCCACAGAGCCTGTTCTGTCTG AATATGGTCCCCACAGACTCCCGGTAAGTTTAGTGTGTAGGCGTTTGCAGAGGCTGCTGCTTCTGACTGACCCTCCTGGGCAAGGCCAGCATTCAGCCTCTCGGGCCTCAGACAGCCGAGCCCAGGGCCCTGATGCACAGACCCGCCCACCAGCAG ATTCTCCTTCGTCTGCGGTAAACAAACAGCTTGGATCCATGACTCTGGATGAGCAGCCTG GAAGCACTGAAGCAAGTATCAGCCAGGCCTGTGCAGAAGATGGTACTGGAACCTGCTCCTCAATTCCTGCTGCTGAAGCTGGCAGTGAAGCCACCTCCTCCACTCATGCTGTTGAAGATGACCGTGGAGCCTGCTCTTCAAGTCCAGCTGCAGAAGGTGGAGCTGGCAGTGGCAGTGGGACAGGAGGAGTGGGCTCTGGCACTGGGCGAGTGGCTACAGCAGCAGGCACACCTGAGCCTGTCCTGAGCCTGCATTACAGTACGGAGGgcaccaccaccagcaccatCAAATTAGACTTCACCGATGAATG GAGTAATCTAGCATCTGGCTCCAGAACTGGTGGTGGAGGACAAAGGCCTGCTCAAGCAAGGGAGAATCAGGGGCCTGCAGCATTAAATCCAGAACAGG CATTAGGAGAGTCAGTGCCAGAGGCGAGTGGGAGCTCAGAGAGTGGCACTGAGAGGGCCTCGGGAAGCTCTCAGGGAAGCACATTGCTGCAAGGCACAGCCTTTTCAGAGAatccagcagcagcagaaggTTGCAAGAGGACTGAACCAGGTGCGGAGGGCACTCAGGCTTCCACACAACCCTCACGCAGTAACCAGGACTCAGATGACAGCGATGATGACCCGATTCTCATCCCCTCAGCCAGGTACAGAGGAGGTCAGGGACAAAG GTTTAATTTCAGAGGCTCTGCAATAGGTGATAGGATGATCAG ACGCTCAGCAGCAGCCCGTATCCAGGAACTCTTGCGCAGGAGAAAGGAAAGGCGTGAGATGGAGGAGAGCGAGACCAAGAACATCAGACGCCCTGCAGTCAAAATGATGTATAAGGGCCACCGTaactccaggaccatg ATAAAGGAGTCGTGTTTCTGGGGAAATAACTTTGTAATGAGTGGCTCCGACTGTGGCCATATTTTCATCTGGGACAGACATACAGGAGAGCACCTGATGCTTCTGGAGGCTGATAATCATGTAGTTAACTGTCTGCAGCCTCACCCTTACGACCCAA TTCTTGCTTCGTCTGGAATTGACTATGACATCAAAATCTGGTCCCCACTTGAGCAGTCACCTTCGTTTAACAGAGACCTTGCTGAAGAG GTGATAGCTCGTAATGAACTGATGCTGGAAGAAACGAGAAACACCATTACTGTTCCTGCCTCCTTCATGCTCCGAATGCTGGCCTCACTCAATCACCTCCGAACAG ACCGATCCGAGGGTTCTGGACAAGAGAACGAAGATGAGTAG
- the dcaf6 gene encoding DDB1- and CUL4-associated factor 6 isoform X6, which produces MSCCGNLIWDVRKRSIGYSDPNIFRTNYLGRREFVQRLKLEAILKVHDGCVNTISWNDTGEYILSGSDDTNLVITNPYNRKVKATIRSGHRANIFSAKFMPQTNDQQIVSCSGDGIIFYTHTEKSPDTNRQCQMTCHYGTAYEIMTVPNDPYTFLSCGEDGTVRWFDLRMKTSCTKEDCKDDILINCRRAATSIAISPLVPYYLAVGCSDSSVRIYDRRMLGTRATGNYMGRGTTGMCVRFVPAHLSNKSCRVTSLCYSGDGQEVLVSYSSDYIYLFDPKDDQARELKGPSEERREELKQPPVKRLRLRGDWSDTGPRARPESERERDGEQSPNVSLMQRMSDMLSRWFEEASEAQSSRARPQTRPRGVAARLLGAAPASESPSQELLGAEGPMEVESATSDHSSPPASDSAPVSAPVSAPASAPASAPASASALAQPLPKSVSSSSSGSSSTVTVLPPSTSSSMDNTASSSSLLSSPDSEEQKSQAEVTTTRSATPTPSTEPVLSDSPSSAVNKQLGSMTLDEQPGSTEASISQACAEDGTGTCSSIPAAEAGSEATSSTHAVEDDRGACSSSPAAEGGAGSGSGTGGVGSGTGRVATAAGTPEPVLSLHYSTEGTTTSTIKLDFTDEWSNLASGSRTGGGGQRPAQARENQGPAALNPEQALGESVPEASGSSESGTERASGSSQGSTLLQGTAFSENPAAAEGCKRTEPGAEGTQASTQPSRSNQDSDDSDDDPILIPSARYRGGQGQRFNFRGSAIGDRMIRRSAAARIQELLRRRKERREMEESETKNIRRPAVKMMYKGHRNSRTMIKESCFWGNNFVMSGSDCGHIFIWDRHTGEHLMLLEADNHVVNCLQPHPYDPILASSGIDYDIKIWSPLEQSPSFNRDLAEEVIARNELMLEETRNTITVPASFMLRMLASLNHLRTDRSEGSGQENEDE; this is translated from the exons ATGTCCTGCTGTGGCAACTTGATTTGGGATGTGAGGAAACGCTCCATCGGTTACAGCGATCCTAATATTTTCCGAACGAACTATTTAG GCAGAAGAGAATTTGTGCAGCGCCTGAAGCTTGAAGCTATACTTAAAGTGCATGATGGCTGT GTTAACACCATATCCTGGAATGACACGGGAGAATACATCTTATCAGGATCTGATGACACTAATTTGGTCATCACAAACCCCTACAACAGAAAG GTCAAAGCAACAATTCGGTCAGGGCACCGAGCTAACATTTTCAGTGCAAAATTCATGCCCCAGACTAATGACCAGCAGATTGTGTCCTGTTCAGGAGATGGCATcatcttctacacacacacagagaagagtCCAGACACCAATAGGCAGTGTCAGATGACCTGCCACTATGGAACTGCATATGAG ATAATGACAGTTCCAAATGACCCGTACACCTTCCTGTCCTGTGGGGAGGATGGTACAGTTAGGTGGTTTGACCTGCGCATGAAGACAAGCTGCACAAAAGAGGACTGTAAAGAT gatATTTTGATTAATTGCCGGAGAGCTGCTACCTCGATAGCCATTTCTCCCCTTGTGCCATACTACCTTGCTGTTGGATGCTCAGACAGTTCAGTAAGAATCTATGACCGTCGGATGCTTGGTACTAGAGCTACAG GTAACTACATGGGGCGAGGGACAACAGGTATGTGTGTGCGATTCGTCCCTGCCCACTTGTCCAACAAGTCCTGCCGTGTGACATCCCTATGCTACAGTGGCGATGGACAGGAGGTTCTGGTCAGCTACTCCTCTGACTACATCTACCTGTTTGACCCCAAAGACGACCAGGCCCGAGAGCTGAAGGGTCCAtctgaggagaggagagaggag CTAAAGCAACCCCCAGTCAAACGGTTGCGTCTGAGAGGAGACTGGTCAGACACCGGACCTCGTGCTCGACCCGAGAGTGAAAGAGAACGAGATG GAGAGCAGAGCCCCAATGTGTCTCTGATGCAGAGGATGTCAGACATGTTATCACGTTGGTTTGAGGAGGCCAGCGAGGCCCAGAGCAGCAGAGCTCGTCCGCAAACTCGGCCCAGAG GTGTGGCAGCTCGGCTGCTGGGGGCGGCTCCAGCTTCAGAGAGCCCCTCTCAGGAGCTTCTGGGGGCTGAAGGCCCCATGGAGGTGGAGTCTGCTACCTCTGACCATTCCTCCCCACCTGCCTCGGACTCCGCCCCAGTCTCCGCCCCAGTCTCCGCCCCAGCCTCCGCCCCAGCCTCCGCCCCAGCCTCCGCCTCAGCTTTGGCACAGCCCCTCCCCAAATCAgtctcatcctcctcctcaggtTCTTCTTCCACTGTGACAGTCTTGCCTCCCTCCACCTCTTCCTCTATGGACAACACTGCCTCCTCTTCTTCCCTGCTGTCCTCTCCAGACTCAGAAGAGCAGAAGAGCCAGGCTGAGGTGACGACCACCAGGTCAGCCACACCTACCCCTTCCACAGAGCCTGTTCTGTCTG ATTCTCCTTCGTCTGCGGTAAACAAACAGCTTGGATCCATGACTCTGGATGAGCAGCCTG GAAGCACTGAAGCAAGTATCAGCCAGGCCTGTGCAGAAGATGGTACTGGAACCTGCTCCTCAATTCCTGCTGCTGAAGCTGGCAGTGAAGCCACCTCCTCCACTCATGCTGTTGAAGATGACCGTGGAGCCTGCTCTTCAAGTCCAGCTGCAGAAGGTGGAGCTGGCAGTGGCAGTGGGACAGGAGGAGTGGGCTCTGGCACTGGGCGAGTGGCTACAGCAGCAGGCACACCTGAGCCTGTCCTGAGCCTGCATTACAGTACGGAGGgcaccaccaccagcaccatCAAATTAGACTTCACCGATGAATG GAGTAATCTAGCATCTGGCTCCAGAACTGGTGGTGGAGGACAAAGGCCTGCTCAAGCAAGGGAGAATCAGGGGCCTGCAGCATTAAATCCAGAACAGG CATTAGGAGAGTCAGTGCCAGAGGCGAGTGGGAGCTCAGAGAGTGGCACTGAGAGGGCCTCGGGAAGCTCTCAGGGAAGCACATTGCTGCAAGGCACAGCCTTTTCAGAGAatccagcagcagcagaaggTTGCAAGAGGACTGAACCAGGTGCGGAGGGCACTCAGGCTTCCACACAACCCTCACGCAGTAACCAGGACTCAGATGACAGCGATGATGACCCGATTCTCATCCCCTCAGCCAGGTACAGAGGAGGTCAGGGACAAAG GTTTAATTTCAGAGGCTCTGCAATAGGTGATAGGATGATCAG ACGCTCAGCAGCAGCCCGTATCCAGGAACTCTTGCGCAGGAGAAAGGAAAGGCGTGAGATGGAGGAGAGCGAGACCAAGAACATCAGACGCCCTGCAGTCAAAATGATGTATAAGGGCCACCGTaactccaggaccatg ATAAAGGAGTCGTGTTTCTGGGGAAATAACTTTGTAATGAGTGGCTCCGACTGTGGCCATATTTTCATCTGGGACAGACATACAGGAGAGCACCTGATGCTTCTGGAGGCTGATAATCATGTAGTTAACTGTCTGCAGCCTCACCCTTACGACCCAA TTCTTGCTTCGTCTGGAATTGACTATGACATCAAAATCTGGTCCCCACTTGAGCAGTCACCTTCGTTTAACAGAGACCTTGCTGAAGAG GTGATAGCTCGTAATGAACTGATGCTGGAAGAAACGAGAAACACCATTACTGTTCCTGCCTCCTTCATGCTCCGAATGCTGGCCTCACTCAATCACCTCCGAACAG ACCGATCCGAGGGTTCTGGACAAGAGAACGAAGATGAGTAG
- the dcaf6 gene encoding DDB1- and CUL4-associated factor 6 isoform X7 gives MSCCGNLIWDVRKRSIGYSDPNIFRTNYLGRREFVQRLKLEAILKVHDGCVNTISWNDTGEYILSGSDDTNLVITNPYNRKVKATIRSGHRANIFSAKFMPQTNDQQIVSCSGDGIIFYTHTEKSPDTNRQCQMTCHYGTAYEIMTVPNDPYTFLSCGEDGTVRWFDLRMKTSCTKEDCKDDILINCRRAATSIAISPLVPYYLAVGCSDSSVRIYDRRMLGTRATGNYMGRGTTGMCVRFVPAHLSNKSCRVTSLCYSGDGQEVLVSYSSDYIYLFDPKDDQARELKGPSEERREELKQPPVKRLRLRGDWSDTGPRARPESERERDGEQSPNVSLMQRMSDMLSRWFEEASEAQSSRARPQTRPRGVAARLLGAAPASESPSQELLGAEGPMEVESATSDHSSPPASDSAPVSAPVSAPASAPASAPASASALAQPLPKSVSSSSSGSSSTVTVLPPSTSSSMDNTASSSSLLSSPDSEEQKSQAEVTTTRSATPTPSTEPVLSGSTEASISQACAEDGTGTCSSIPAAEAGSEATSSTHAVEDDRGACSSSPAAEGGAGSGSGTGGVGSGTGRVATAAGTPEPVLSLHYSTEGTTTSTIKLDFTDEWSNLASGSRTGGGGQRPAQARENQGPAALNPEQALGESVPEASGSSESGTERASGSSQGSTLLQGTAFSENPAAAEGCKRTEPGAEGTQASTQPSRSNQDSDDSDDDPILIPSARYRGGQGQRFNFRGSAIGDRMIRRSAAARIQELLRRRKERREMEESETKNIRRPAVKMMYKGHRNSRTMIKESCFWGNNFVMSGSDCGHIFIWDRHTGEHLMLLEADNHVVNCLQPHPYDPILASSGIDYDIKIWSPLEQSPSFNRDLAEEVIARNELMLEETRNTITVPASFMLRMLASLNHLRTDRSEGSGQENEDE, from the exons ATGTCCTGCTGTGGCAACTTGATTTGGGATGTGAGGAAACGCTCCATCGGTTACAGCGATCCTAATATTTTCCGAACGAACTATTTAG GCAGAAGAGAATTTGTGCAGCGCCTGAAGCTTGAAGCTATACTTAAAGTGCATGATGGCTGT GTTAACACCATATCCTGGAATGACACGGGAGAATACATCTTATCAGGATCTGATGACACTAATTTGGTCATCACAAACCCCTACAACAGAAAG GTCAAAGCAACAATTCGGTCAGGGCACCGAGCTAACATTTTCAGTGCAAAATTCATGCCCCAGACTAATGACCAGCAGATTGTGTCCTGTTCAGGAGATGGCATcatcttctacacacacacagagaagagtCCAGACACCAATAGGCAGTGTCAGATGACCTGCCACTATGGAACTGCATATGAG ATAATGACAGTTCCAAATGACCCGTACACCTTCCTGTCCTGTGGGGAGGATGGTACAGTTAGGTGGTTTGACCTGCGCATGAAGACAAGCTGCACAAAAGAGGACTGTAAAGAT gatATTTTGATTAATTGCCGGAGAGCTGCTACCTCGATAGCCATTTCTCCCCTTGTGCCATACTACCTTGCTGTTGGATGCTCAGACAGTTCAGTAAGAATCTATGACCGTCGGATGCTTGGTACTAGAGCTACAG GTAACTACATGGGGCGAGGGACAACAGGTATGTGTGTGCGATTCGTCCCTGCCCACTTGTCCAACAAGTCCTGCCGTGTGACATCCCTATGCTACAGTGGCGATGGACAGGAGGTTCTGGTCAGCTACTCCTCTGACTACATCTACCTGTTTGACCCCAAAGACGACCAGGCCCGAGAGCTGAAGGGTCCAtctgaggagaggagagaggag CTAAAGCAACCCCCAGTCAAACGGTTGCGTCTGAGAGGAGACTGGTCAGACACCGGACCTCGTGCTCGACCCGAGAGTGAAAGAGAACGAGATG GAGAGCAGAGCCCCAATGTGTCTCTGATGCAGAGGATGTCAGACATGTTATCACGTTGGTTTGAGGAGGCCAGCGAGGCCCAGAGCAGCAGAGCTCGTCCGCAAACTCGGCCCAGAG GTGTGGCAGCTCGGCTGCTGGGGGCGGCTCCAGCTTCAGAGAGCCCCTCTCAGGAGCTTCTGGGGGCTGAAGGCCCCATGGAGGTGGAGTCTGCTACCTCTGACCATTCCTCCCCACCTGCCTCGGACTCCGCCCCAGTCTCCGCCCCAGTCTCCGCCCCAGCCTCCGCCCCAGCCTCCGCCCCAGCCTCCGCCTCAGCTTTGGCACAGCCCCTCCCCAAATCAgtctcatcctcctcctcaggtTCTTCTTCCACTGTGACAGTCTTGCCTCCCTCCACCTCTTCCTCTATGGACAACACTGCCTCCTCTTCTTCCCTGCTGTCCTCTCCAGACTCAGAAGAGCAGAAGAGCCAGGCTGAGGTGACGACCACCAGGTCAGCCACACCTACCCCTTCCACAGAGCCTGTTCTGTCTG GAAGCACTGAAGCAAGTATCAGCCAGGCCTGTGCAGAAGATGGTACTGGAACCTGCTCCTCAATTCCTGCTGCTGAAGCTGGCAGTGAAGCCACCTCCTCCACTCATGCTGTTGAAGATGACCGTGGAGCCTGCTCTTCAAGTCCAGCTGCAGAAGGTGGAGCTGGCAGTGGCAGTGGGACAGGAGGAGTGGGCTCTGGCACTGGGCGAGTGGCTACAGCAGCAGGCACACCTGAGCCTGTCCTGAGCCTGCATTACAGTACGGAGGgcaccaccaccagcaccatCAAATTAGACTTCACCGATGAATG GAGTAATCTAGCATCTGGCTCCAGAACTGGTGGTGGAGGACAAAGGCCTGCTCAAGCAAGGGAGAATCAGGGGCCTGCAGCATTAAATCCAGAACAGG CATTAGGAGAGTCAGTGCCAGAGGCGAGTGGGAGCTCAGAGAGTGGCACTGAGAGGGCCTCGGGAAGCTCTCAGGGAAGCACATTGCTGCAAGGCACAGCCTTTTCAGAGAatccagcagcagcagaaggTTGCAAGAGGACTGAACCAGGTGCGGAGGGCACTCAGGCTTCCACACAACCCTCACGCAGTAACCAGGACTCAGATGACAGCGATGATGACCCGATTCTCATCCCCTCAGCCAGGTACAGAGGAGGTCAGGGACAAAG GTTTAATTTCAGAGGCTCTGCAATAGGTGATAGGATGATCAG ACGCTCAGCAGCAGCCCGTATCCAGGAACTCTTGCGCAGGAGAAAGGAAAGGCGTGAGATGGAGGAGAGCGAGACCAAGAACATCAGACGCCCTGCAGTCAAAATGATGTATAAGGGCCACCGTaactccaggaccatg ATAAAGGAGTCGTGTTTCTGGGGAAATAACTTTGTAATGAGTGGCTCCGACTGTGGCCATATTTTCATCTGGGACAGACATACAGGAGAGCACCTGATGCTTCTGGAGGCTGATAATCATGTAGTTAACTGTCTGCAGCCTCACCCTTACGACCCAA TTCTTGCTTCGTCTGGAATTGACTATGACATCAAAATCTGGTCCCCACTTGAGCAGTCACCTTCGTTTAACAGAGACCTTGCTGAAGAG GTGATAGCTCGTAATGAACTGATGCTGGAAGAAACGAGAAACACCATTACTGTTCCTGCCTCCTTCATGCTCCGAATGCTGGCCTCACTCAATCACCTCCGAACAG ACCGATCCGAGGGTTCTGGACAAGAGAACGAAGATGAGTAG